One segment of Phragmites australis chromosome 13, lpPhrAust1.1, whole genome shotgun sequence DNA contains the following:
- the LOC133887651 gene encoding protein XRI1-like isoform X4 has translation MDPYRGSAAAGGSRGGDAHGQILWDWQAGEHCESNDAVDATKFVWDCLNQDDDELLGLLGNQTPLRDCCDLFADIGDITCKETLDLEESREPKRRRTLEYPLESSQSEFGNHETSSTLVTSEVTEISLFCTDEPQSLNYDMQQNANDLDTMNSLSNGAPYRPEDNHLENCSDRTPMFFRPDQTPCSQESVTYIDDQTGVSATGTSEIAPVTESLIMQETMKLSTLKVSKGGSSLSKVKQNLTTSIAYPFTLIKPSWEEGDVTLNDINQRIRAPLKKPPEILGTSAFSGKPVIGKTRIRTEGGKGSITILRTKG, from the exons ATGGACCCGTACCgcggcagcgccgccgccggaggaagCAGAGGCGGCGACGCCCATGGACAAAT TCTGTGGGATTGGCAAGCAGGAGAGCATTGTGAATCTAATGATGCAG TAGATGCTACTAAATTCGTGTGGGATTGCCTCaatcaagatgatgatgagctACTGGGATTGCTTGGGAATCAAACTCCGCTGAGAGACTGCTGTGATTTATTCGCTGATATTGGCG atatcacCTGCAAGGAGACTCTGGACCTGGAGGAATCTCGGGAACCAAAGCGGCGGCGCACATTGGAGTACCCTTTGGAGTCTAGTCAGTCAGAATTTGgaaatcatgaaactagttCTACATTGGTCACATCTGAG GTAACGGAGATTTCATTGTTTTGCACTGATGAACCACAGAGCTTAAATTATGATATGCAGCAAAATGCAAATGACTTAG ATACAATGAATTCCTTGTCAAATGGAGCACCCTACCGACCAGAAGATAACCATTTGGAAAATTGCTCCGATAGAACTCCAATGTTCTTCAGGCCTGATCAAAC GCCTTGTAGCCAGGAGAGTGTTACTTATATTGATGATCAAACTGGTGTTTCAG CCACAGGAACAAGTGAGATTGCACCTGTCACAGAAAGTCTCATAATGCAGGAGACTATGAAGCTTTCTACACTCAAAGTCTCTAAAG GAGGGAGCTCACTGAGTAAGGTGAAGCAAAATTTAACTACATCTATAGCATACCCTTTTACTCTCATCAAACCATCTTGGGAGGAAGGAGATGTTACTCTGAACGATATAAACCAGCGAATTCGTGCTCCTCTGAAGAAGCCCCCAGAGATCCTAGGAACCTCAGCTTTCTCTGGCAAGCCAGTCATAGGCAAGACAAGAATCAGAACAGAAGGGGGAAAAGGCAGCATCACAATACTAAGAACAAAGGGCTGA
- the LOC133887651 gene encoding protein XRI1-like isoform X7, with product MDKCGLWDWQAGEHCESNDAGHDATKFVWDCLNQDDDELLGLLGNQTPLRDCCDLFADIGDITCKETLDLEESREPKRRRTLEYPLESSQSEFGNHETSSTLVTSEVTEISLFCTDEPQSLNYDMQQNANDLDTMNSLSNGAPYRPEDNHLENCSDRTPMFFRPDQTPCSQESVTYIDDQTGVSATGTSEIAPVTESLIMQETMKLSTLKVSKGGSSLSKVKQNLTTSIAYPFTLIKPSWEEGDVTLNDINQRIRAPLKKPPEILGTSAFSGKPVIGKTRIRTEGGKGSITILRTKG from the exons ATGGACAAATGTGg TCTGTGGGATTGGCAAGCAGGAGAGCATTGTGAATCTAATGATGCAGGTCATG ATGCTACTAAATTCGTGTGGGATTGCCTCaatcaagatgatgatgagctACTGGGATTGCTTGGGAATCAAACTCCGCTGAGAGACTGCTGTGATTTATTCGCTGATATTGGCG atatcacCTGCAAGGAGACTCTGGACCTGGAGGAATCTCGGGAACCAAAGCGGCGGCGCACATTGGAGTACCCTTTGGAGTCTAGTCAGTCAGAATTTGgaaatcatgaaactagttCTACATTGGTCACATCTGAG GTAACGGAGATTTCATTGTTTTGCACTGATGAACCACAGAGCTTAAATTATGATATGCAGCAAAATGCAAATGACTTAG ATACAATGAATTCCTTGTCAAATGGAGCACCCTACCGACCAGAAGATAACCATTTGGAAAATTGCTCCGATAGAACTCCAATGTTCTTCAGGCCTGATCAAAC GCCTTGTAGCCAGGAGAGTGTTACTTATATTGATGATCAAACTGGTGTTTCAG CCACAGGAACAAGTGAGATTGCACCTGTCACAGAAAGTCTCATAATGCAGGAGACTATGAAGCTTTCTACACTCAAAGTCTCTAAAG GAGGGAGCTCACTGAGTAAGGTGAAGCAAAATTTAACTACATCTATAGCATACCCTTTTACTCTCATCAAACCATCTTGGGAGGAAGGAGATGTTACTCTGAACGATATAAACCAGCGAATTCGTGCTCCTCTGAAGAAGCCCCCAGAGATCCTAGGAACCTCAGCTTTCTCTGGCAAGCCAGTCATAGGCAAGACAAGAATCAGAACAGAAGGGGGAAAAGGCAGCATCACAATACTAAGAACAAAGGGCTGA
- the LOC133887651 gene encoding protein XRI1-like isoform X8, protein MDKCGLWDWQAGEHCESNDAVDATKFVWDCLNQDDDELLGLLGNQTPLRDCCDLFADIGDITCKETLDLEESREPKRRRTLEYPLESSQSEFGNHETSSTLVTSEVTEISLFCTDEPQSLNYDMQQNANDLDTMNSLSNGAPYRPEDNHLENCSDRTPMFFRPDQTPCSQESVTYIDDQTGVSATGTSEIAPVTESLIMQETMKLSTLKVSKGGSSLSKVKQNLTTSIAYPFTLIKPSWEEGDVTLNDINQRIRAPLKKPPEILGTSAFSGKPVIGKTRIRTEGGKGSITILRTKG, encoded by the exons ATGGACAAATGTGg TCTGTGGGATTGGCAAGCAGGAGAGCATTGTGAATCTAATGATGCAG TAGATGCTACTAAATTCGTGTGGGATTGCCTCaatcaagatgatgatgagctACTGGGATTGCTTGGGAATCAAACTCCGCTGAGAGACTGCTGTGATTTATTCGCTGATATTGGCG atatcacCTGCAAGGAGACTCTGGACCTGGAGGAATCTCGGGAACCAAAGCGGCGGCGCACATTGGAGTACCCTTTGGAGTCTAGTCAGTCAGAATTTGgaaatcatgaaactagttCTACATTGGTCACATCTGAG GTAACGGAGATTTCATTGTTTTGCACTGATGAACCACAGAGCTTAAATTATGATATGCAGCAAAATGCAAATGACTTAG ATACAATGAATTCCTTGTCAAATGGAGCACCCTACCGACCAGAAGATAACCATTTGGAAAATTGCTCCGATAGAACTCCAATGTTCTTCAGGCCTGATCAAAC GCCTTGTAGCCAGGAGAGTGTTACTTATATTGATGATCAAACTGGTGTTTCAG CCACAGGAACAAGTGAGATTGCACCTGTCACAGAAAGTCTCATAATGCAGGAGACTATGAAGCTTTCTACACTCAAAGTCTCTAAAG GAGGGAGCTCACTGAGTAAGGTGAAGCAAAATTTAACTACATCTATAGCATACCCTTTTACTCTCATCAAACCATCTTGGGAGGAAGGAGATGTTACTCTGAACGATATAAACCAGCGAATTCGTGCTCCTCTGAAGAAGCCCCCAGAGATCCTAGGAACCTCAGCTTTCTCTGGCAAGCCAGTCATAGGCAAGACAAGAATCAGAACAGAAGGGGGAAAAGGCAGCATCACAATACTAAGAACAAAGGGCTGA
- the LOC133887651 gene encoding protein XRI1-like isoform X3, translating to MDPYRGSAAAGGSRGGDAHGQILWDWQAGEHCESNDAGHVDATKFVWDCLNQDDDELLGLLGNQTPLRDCCDLFADIGDITCKETLDLEESREPKRRRTLEYPLESSQSEFGNHETSSTLVTSEVTEISLFCTDEPQSLNYDMQQNANDLDTMNSLSNGAPYRPEDNHLENCSDRTPMFFRPDQTPCSQESVTYIDDQTGVSGTSEIAPVTESLIMQETMKLSTLKVSKGGSSLSKVKQNLTTSIAYPFTLIKPSWEEGDVTLNDINQRIRAPLKKPPEILGTSAFSGKPVIGKTRIRTEGGKGSITILRTKG from the exons ATGGACCCGTACCgcggcagcgccgccgccggaggaagCAGAGGCGGCGACGCCCATGGACAAAT TCTGTGGGATTGGCAAGCAGGAGAGCATTGTGAATCTAATGATGCAGGTCATG TAGATGCTACTAAATTCGTGTGGGATTGCCTCaatcaagatgatgatgagctACTGGGATTGCTTGGGAATCAAACTCCGCTGAGAGACTGCTGTGATTTATTCGCTGATATTGGCG atatcacCTGCAAGGAGACTCTGGACCTGGAGGAATCTCGGGAACCAAAGCGGCGGCGCACATTGGAGTACCCTTTGGAGTCTAGTCAGTCAGAATTTGgaaatcatgaaactagttCTACATTGGTCACATCTGAG GTAACGGAGATTTCATTGTTTTGCACTGATGAACCACAGAGCTTAAATTATGATATGCAGCAAAATGCAAATGACTTAG ATACAATGAATTCCTTGTCAAATGGAGCACCCTACCGACCAGAAGATAACCATTTGGAAAATTGCTCCGATAGAACTCCAATGTTCTTCAGGCCTGATCAAAC GCCTTGTAGCCAGGAGAGTGTTACTTATATTGATGATCAAACTGGTGTTTCAG GAACAAGTGAGATTGCACCTGTCACAGAAAGTCTCATAATGCAGGAGACTATGAAGCTTTCTACACTCAAAGTCTCTAAAG GAGGGAGCTCACTGAGTAAGGTGAAGCAAAATTTAACTACATCTATAGCATACCCTTTTACTCTCATCAAACCATCTTGGGAGGAAGGAGATGTTACTCTGAACGATATAAACCAGCGAATTCGTGCTCCTCTGAAGAAGCCCCCAGAGATCCTAGGAACCTCAGCTTTCTCTGGCAAGCCAGTCATAGGCAAGACAAGAATCAGAACAGAAGGGGGAAAAGGCAGCATCACAATACTAAGAACAAAGGGCTGA
- the LOC133887651 gene encoding protein XRI1-like isoform X2, translating to MDPYRGSAAAGGSRGGDAHGQILWDWQAGEHCESNDAGHDATKFVWDCLNQDDDELLGLLGNQTPLRDCCDLFADIGDITCKETLDLEESREPKRRRTLEYPLESSQSEFGNHETSSTLVTSEVTEISLFCTDEPQSLNYDMQQNANDLDTMNSLSNGAPYRPEDNHLENCSDRTPMFFRPDQTPCSQESVTYIDDQTGVSATGTSEIAPVTESLIMQETMKLSTLKVSKGGSSLSKVKQNLTTSIAYPFTLIKPSWEEGDVTLNDINQRIRAPLKKPPEILGTSAFSGKPVIGKTRIRTEGGKGSITILRTKG from the exons ATGGACCCGTACCgcggcagcgccgccgccggaggaagCAGAGGCGGCGACGCCCATGGACAAAT TCTGTGGGATTGGCAAGCAGGAGAGCATTGTGAATCTAATGATGCAGGTCATG ATGCTACTAAATTCGTGTGGGATTGCCTCaatcaagatgatgatgagctACTGGGATTGCTTGGGAATCAAACTCCGCTGAGAGACTGCTGTGATTTATTCGCTGATATTGGCG atatcacCTGCAAGGAGACTCTGGACCTGGAGGAATCTCGGGAACCAAAGCGGCGGCGCACATTGGAGTACCCTTTGGAGTCTAGTCAGTCAGAATTTGgaaatcatgaaactagttCTACATTGGTCACATCTGAG GTAACGGAGATTTCATTGTTTTGCACTGATGAACCACAGAGCTTAAATTATGATATGCAGCAAAATGCAAATGACTTAG ATACAATGAATTCCTTGTCAAATGGAGCACCCTACCGACCAGAAGATAACCATTTGGAAAATTGCTCCGATAGAACTCCAATGTTCTTCAGGCCTGATCAAAC GCCTTGTAGCCAGGAGAGTGTTACTTATATTGATGATCAAACTGGTGTTTCAG CCACAGGAACAAGTGAGATTGCACCTGTCACAGAAAGTCTCATAATGCAGGAGACTATGAAGCTTTCTACACTCAAAGTCTCTAAAG GAGGGAGCTCACTGAGTAAGGTGAAGCAAAATTTAACTACATCTATAGCATACCCTTTTACTCTCATCAAACCATCTTGGGAGGAAGGAGATGTTACTCTGAACGATATAAACCAGCGAATTCGTGCTCCTCTGAAGAAGCCCCCAGAGATCCTAGGAACCTCAGCTTTCTCTGGCAAGCCAGTCATAGGCAAGACAAGAATCAGAACAGAAGGGGGAAAAGGCAGCATCACAATACTAAGAACAAAGGGCTGA
- the LOC133887651 gene encoding protein XRI1-like isoform X1, producing MDPYRGSAAAGGSRGGDAHGQILWDWQAGEHCESNDAGHVDATKFVWDCLNQDDDELLGLLGNQTPLRDCCDLFADIGDITCKETLDLEESREPKRRRTLEYPLESSQSEFGNHETSSTLVTSEVTEISLFCTDEPQSLNYDMQQNANDLDTMNSLSNGAPYRPEDNHLENCSDRTPMFFRPDQTPCSQESVTYIDDQTGVSATGTSEIAPVTESLIMQETMKLSTLKVSKGGSSLSKVKQNLTTSIAYPFTLIKPSWEEGDVTLNDINQRIRAPLKKPPEILGTSAFSGKPVIGKTRIRTEGGKGSITILRTKG from the exons ATGGACCCGTACCgcggcagcgccgccgccggaggaagCAGAGGCGGCGACGCCCATGGACAAAT TCTGTGGGATTGGCAAGCAGGAGAGCATTGTGAATCTAATGATGCAGGTCATG TAGATGCTACTAAATTCGTGTGGGATTGCCTCaatcaagatgatgatgagctACTGGGATTGCTTGGGAATCAAACTCCGCTGAGAGACTGCTGTGATTTATTCGCTGATATTGGCG atatcacCTGCAAGGAGACTCTGGACCTGGAGGAATCTCGGGAACCAAAGCGGCGGCGCACATTGGAGTACCCTTTGGAGTCTAGTCAGTCAGAATTTGgaaatcatgaaactagttCTACATTGGTCACATCTGAG GTAACGGAGATTTCATTGTTTTGCACTGATGAACCACAGAGCTTAAATTATGATATGCAGCAAAATGCAAATGACTTAG ATACAATGAATTCCTTGTCAAATGGAGCACCCTACCGACCAGAAGATAACCATTTGGAAAATTGCTCCGATAGAACTCCAATGTTCTTCAGGCCTGATCAAAC GCCTTGTAGCCAGGAGAGTGTTACTTATATTGATGATCAAACTGGTGTTTCAG CCACAGGAACAAGTGAGATTGCACCTGTCACAGAAAGTCTCATAATGCAGGAGACTATGAAGCTTTCTACACTCAAAGTCTCTAAAG GAGGGAGCTCACTGAGTAAGGTGAAGCAAAATTTAACTACATCTATAGCATACCCTTTTACTCTCATCAAACCATCTTGGGAGGAAGGAGATGTTACTCTGAACGATATAAACCAGCGAATTCGTGCTCCTCTGAAGAAGCCCCCAGAGATCCTAGGAACCTCAGCTTTCTCTGGCAAGCCAGTCATAGGCAAGACAAGAATCAGAACAGAAGGGGGAAAAGGCAGCATCACAATACTAAGAACAAAGGGCTGA
- the LOC133887651 gene encoding protein XRI1-like isoform X6, which yields MDKCGLWDWQAGEHCESNDAGHVDATKFVWDCLNQDDDELLGLLGNQTPLRDCCDLFADIGDITCKETLDLEESREPKRRRTLEYPLESSQSEFGNHETSSTLVTSEVTEISLFCTDEPQSLNYDMQQNANDLDTMNSLSNGAPYRPEDNHLENCSDRTPMFFRPDQTPCSQESVTYIDDQTGVSATGTSEIAPVTESLIMQETMKLSTLKVSKGGSSLSKVKQNLTTSIAYPFTLIKPSWEEGDVTLNDINQRIRAPLKKPPEILGTSAFSGKPVIGKTRIRTEGGKGSITILRTKG from the exons ATGGACAAATGTGg TCTGTGGGATTGGCAAGCAGGAGAGCATTGTGAATCTAATGATGCAGGTCATG TAGATGCTACTAAATTCGTGTGGGATTGCCTCaatcaagatgatgatgagctACTGGGATTGCTTGGGAATCAAACTCCGCTGAGAGACTGCTGTGATTTATTCGCTGATATTGGCG atatcacCTGCAAGGAGACTCTGGACCTGGAGGAATCTCGGGAACCAAAGCGGCGGCGCACATTGGAGTACCCTTTGGAGTCTAGTCAGTCAGAATTTGgaaatcatgaaactagttCTACATTGGTCACATCTGAG GTAACGGAGATTTCATTGTTTTGCACTGATGAACCACAGAGCTTAAATTATGATATGCAGCAAAATGCAAATGACTTAG ATACAATGAATTCCTTGTCAAATGGAGCACCCTACCGACCAGAAGATAACCATTTGGAAAATTGCTCCGATAGAACTCCAATGTTCTTCAGGCCTGATCAAAC GCCTTGTAGCCAGGAGAGTGTTACTTATATTGATGATCAAACTGGTGTTTCAG CCACAGGAACAAGTGAGATTGCACCTGTCACAGAAAGTCTCATAATGCAGGAGACTATGAAGCTTTCTACACTCAAAGTCTCTAAAG GAGGGAGCTCACTGAGTAAGGTGAAGCAAAATTTAACTACATCTATAGCATACCCTTTTACTCTCATCAAACCATCTTGGGAGGAAGGAGATGTTACTCTGAACGATATAAACCAGCGAATTCGTGCTCCTCTGAAGAAGCCCCCAGAGATCCTAGGAACCTCAGCTTTCTCTGGCAAGCCAGTCATAGGCAAGACAAGAATCAGAACAGAAGGGGGAAAAGGCAGCATCACAATACTAAGAACAAAGGGCTGA
- the LOC133887651 gene encoding protein XRI1-like isoform X5 — protein MDPYRGSAAAGGSRGGDAHGQILWDWQAGEHCESNDAGHDATKFVWDCLNQDDDELLGLLGNQTPLRDCCDLFADIGDITCKETLDLEESREPKRRRTLEYPLESSQSEFGNHETSSTLVTSEVTEISLFCTDEPQSLNYDMQQNANDLDTMNSLSNGAPYRPEDNHLENCSDRTPMFFRPDQTPCSQESVTYIDDQTGVSGTSEIAPVTESLIMQETMKLSTLKVSKGGSSLSKVKQNLTTSIAYPFTLIKPSWEEGDVTLNDINQRIRAPLKKPPEILGTSAFSGKPVIGKTRIRTEGGKGSITILRTKG, from the exons ATGGACCCGTACCgcggcagcgccgccgccggaggaagCAGAGGCGGCGACGCCCATGGACAAAT TCTGTGGGATTGGCAAGCAGGAGAGCATTGTGAATCTAATGATGCAGGTCATG ATGCTACTAAATTCGTGTGGGATTGCCTCaatcaagatgatgatgagctACTGGGATTGCTTGGGAATCAAACTCCGCTGAGAGACTGCTGTGATTTATTCGCTGATATTGGCG atatcacCTGCAAGGAGACTCTGGACCTGGAGGAATCTCGGGAACCAAAGCGGCGGCGCACATTGGAGTACCCTTTGGAGTCTAGTCAGTCAGAATTTGgaaatcatgaaactagttCTACATTGGTCACATCTGAG GTAACGGAGATTTCATTGTTTTGCACTGATGAACCACAGAGCTTAAATTATGATATGCAGCAAAATGCAAATGACTTAG ATACAATGAATTCCTTGTCAAATGGAGCACCCTACCGACCAGAAGATAACCATTTGGAAAATTGCTCCGATAGAACTCCAATGTTCTTCAGGCCTGATCAAAC GCCTTGTAGCCAGGAGAGTGTTACTTATATTGATGATCAAACTGGTGTTTCAG GAACAAGTGAGATTGCACCTGTCACAGAAAGTCTCATAATGCAGGAGACTATGAAGCTTTCTACACTCAAAGTCTCTAAAG GAGGGAGCTCACTGAGTAAGGTGAAGCAAAATTTAACTACATCTATAGCATACCCTTTTACTCTCATCAAACCATCTTGGGAGGAAGGAGATGTTACTCTGAACGATATAAACCAGCGAATTCGTGCTCCTCTGAAGAAGCCCCCAGAGATCCTAGGAACCTCAGCTTTCTCTGGCAAGCCAGTCATAGGCAAGACAAGAATCAGAACAGAAGGGGGAAAAGGCAGCATCACAATACTAAGAACAAAGGGCTGA